A stretch of the Vigna radiata var. radiata cultivar VC1973A chromosome 7, Vradiata_ver6, whole genome shotgun sequence genome encodes the following:
- the LOC106768426 gene encoding uncharacterized protein LOC106768426: protein MSSCSPRELGTKLSQSSTDLIATGGQDGGNTTLYSQRATETEAVDVVVNLNASHGQGETTPLCTPIAMESKMIVSDEDFTAGNTTLSAPSAMETVNVESSGGLNARHGQGSEQDETIKLGTPSEMETKMIVLCEDLAVGKTSLSTLSAIEIVTVESSGDMIAGKTTSGTTPRVVEMELVDAGGDSIAEQNQWTLSQSSTDLIATGGKDGGNTTSYSQRAMETETVDVVVNLNASHGQGETTPLGTPIVMEAKMIVSDEDFSAGNTTLSTPSAMETMNVESSGGLNARHAQGFEQDETVKFGTPSEMETKMIVLSEDLAVGKTSLSTLSAIEIVTVESSGDMIAGKTTLGTTPRAVEMELVDAGADSIVEQNQDHGQGNKTKFSISREKETETVVFRADLMETLKPIFGKGGNRTSGTPRAVKNKMAKTNVESITRCKRVCERGVIEKGPSSPEGKAIDKKRESPFPERASSSKRGARRGMQGTLNQPTQKRARVQEKNNEICDPRPKSIMEEGPSSSPERQATNNERGSLWLERVRSCKRGTKRGMQDTSSQPTQKRVRIVEQNEEVNDPGPNSIMEISPSSLERQAANKKRGSPSSDRVRSCKKTTFLWLIDSKIIKEDERVSYRSASIEKPLAGRITRGGILCSCCQEEISMWTFESHAGSTLRQPYKHIYIHRKRKTLRRCMIDVWQHAREQKRRRMFLYAPKETDADQDDDVCSVCGDGGDLICCDRCPSTYHLSCINIETVPQNDWFCPYCVCKYCGLVVDLVVEKKRYYEKKEGFKCSQCDRKYHWECFEKYEKDSSKQTKPSRSYCGRGCQGIYAKMGVHLGIRKDYSAKYSWRVIRLMETYKNNPAYINLFLENNSKVAVTWMLMNEAFEKITDRKTGINVVRSIVYSCKSNLSRIDFSRFYMFVLEEDDAIIAAASIRFHGSRIAEMPLIATDMARRGQGVCKELMRVIESFLCNLKVKNLIIPSAVETCDMWKRKYNFTEVSEELKKEISSYKIVMFPGAVRLYKDLSASIAEIEIDLEPQTEHAEVTARLEHESSHQED from the exons ATGTCATCATGCTCTCCAAGAGAGTTAGGGACTAAGTTGTCACAATCAAGTACGGATTTGATTGCAACTGGTGGGCAGGATGGTGGAAATACAACATTATACTCTCAAAGAGCAACGGAAACTGAAGCAGTGGACGTTGTTGTGAATTTGAATGCAAGTCATGGACAAGGTGAAACCACACCATTATGCACTCCAATAGCAATGGAATCTAAAATGATTGTCTCAGACGAGGATTTCACTGCTGGAAACACCACATTAAGCGCTCCAAGTGCAATGGAAACTGTGAATGTAGAGTCAAGTGGAGGGTTGAATGCAAGACATGGACAGGGTTCTGAACAAGATGAAACCATAAAATTAGGCACTCCAAGTGAAATGGAGACCAAAATGATAGTCTTATGTGAGGATTTGGCTGTTGGAAAGACCTCATTAAGCACTCTAAGCGCAATAGAGATTGTAACTGTTGAGTCTAGTGGGGACATGATTGCTGGAAAGACAACCTCAGGCACCACTCCAAGAGTAGTGGAGATGGAATTGGTGGATGCAG GTGGAGATTCAATTGCAGAACAAAATCAGTGGACATTGTCACAATCAAGTACAGATTTGATTGCAACAGGTGGGAAGGATGGTGGAAATACAACATCATACTCTCAAAGAGCAATGGAAACTGAAACAGTGGACGTTGTTGTGAATTTGAATGCAAGTCATGGACAAGGAGAAACTACACCATTAGGCACTCCAATAGTAATGGAAGCTAAAATGATTGTCTCAGACGAGGATTTCTCTGCTGGAAACACCACATTAAGCACTCCAAGTGCAATGGAAACTATGAATGTTGAGTCAAGTGGAGGGTTGAATGCAAGACATGCACAGGGTTTTGAACAAGATGAAACCGTAAAATTTGGCACTCCAAGTGAAATGGAGACCAAAATGATAGTCTTAAGTGAGGATTTGGCTGTTGGAAAGACCTCATTAAGCACTCTAAGTGCAATAGAGATTGTAACTGTTGAGTCTAGTGGGGACATGATTGCTGGAAAGACAACCTTAGGCACCACTCCAAGAGCAGTGGAGATGGAATTGGTGGATGCAGGTGCAGATTCAATTGTAGAACAAAATCAGGATCATGGACAAGGCAACAAGACAAAATTTAGCATTTCAAGGGAAAAAGAGACAGAAACAGTGGTCTTTAGGGCTGATTTGATGGAAACGCTTAAGCCAATCTTTGGAAAAGGTGGAAATAGAACATCAGGCACTCCAAGGGCAGTGAAGAATAAAATGGCAAAGACAAACGTGGAGTCAATTACTAGATGCAAAAGGGTTTGTGAACGAGGTGTAATAGAAAAAGGTCCATCATCACCTGAAGGAAAAGCTATAGACAAGAAAAGAGAGTCACCTTTTCCTGAAAGAGCAAGTTCATCTAAACGAGGTGCTAGAAGAGGCATGCAGGGTACATTGAACCAACCTACTCAGAAGAGGGCAAGAGTACAAGAAAAAAACAACGAAATTTGTGATCCTAGACCAAAATCAATAATGGAAGAAGGTCCATCATCATCACCCGAAAGACAAGCAACAAACAACGAAAGAGGTTCACTTTGGCTTGAAAGAGTTAGGTCATGTAAACGAGGCACAAAAAGGGGCATGCAGGATACGTCAAGCCAACCTACTCAGAAGAGGGTGAGAATAGTAGAACAAAACGAAGAAGTTAATGATCCTGGACCAAACTCAATAATGGAAATTAGTCCATCATCACTTGAAAGACAAGCagcaaacaagaaaagaggTTCACCTTCATCTGATAGAGTAAGGTCATGTAAGAAAACAACGTTTTTATGGTTGATAGACTCTAAGATTATTAAGGAAGATGAACGAGTAAGCTATAGGAGTGCCTCAATTGAAAAGCCATTAGCAGGAAGGATTACTAGGGGTGGAATTCTCTGCAGCTGTTGCCAGGAGGAGATATCAATGTGGACCTTTGAGAGCCATGCTGGAAGTACTCTTAGACAGCCCTATAAACATATTTACATTCACAGAAAACGCAAAACCCTCCGAAGATGCATGATTGATGTTTGGCAACATGCCCGGGAACAAAAGCGTCGGCGGATGTTTTTGTATGCGCCGAAAGAAACTGATGCAGACCAAGATGATGACGTTTGTTCAGTCTGTGGTGATGGGGGAGACTTAATCTGCTGTGACAGGTGTCCTTCCACATATCATCTATCTTGCATAAATATAGAg ACGGTTCCCCAAAATGATTGGTTTTGTCCATATTGTGTATGCAAATACTGTGGGCTGGTTGTGGACCTGgttgttgagaaaaaaagataCTATGAGAAAAAAGAAGGCTTCAAGTGCTCCCAATGTGACAGGAAGT ATCATTGGGAGTGctttgaaaaatatgaaaaagattCCTCAAAACAAACTAAACCTTCAAGATCATATTGTGGGCGAGGTTGCCAAGGG ATATATGCAAAAATGGGAGTACATCTCGGAATCAGAAAGGATTATTCGGCAAAATACTCTTGGAGGGTTATCCGCCTAATGGAGACATACAAGAACAATCCTGCATATATAAATCTATTCTTAGAAAACAATTCAAAGGTTGCAGTTACTTGGATGTTAATGAATGAAGCTTTTGAGAAAATAACTGACAGGAAAACAGGCATCAATGTGGTTCGAAGTATTGTTTACAGCTGCAA GTCAAACTTATCCAGGATTGATTTTAGCCgtttttatatgtttgttcTGGAGGAAGATGATGCGATAATTGCTGCAGCTTCTATAAG ATTTCACGGGTCAAGGATTGCAGAAATGCCACTTATTGCAACAGATATGGCACGCAGGGGCCAAGGAGTTTGCAAGGAATTAATGAGGGTGATTGAATCG TTCCTGTGCAATCTTAAAGTCAAAAACTTGATAATTCCATCTGCTGTGGAGACTTGTGATATGTGGAAGCGCAAGTACAACTTTACTGAGGTGAGCGAAGAGCTGAAGAAAGAAATATCCTCCTATAAAATTGTAATGTTCCCTGGTGCTGTTAGACTGTACAAGGACTTGTCAGCAAGCATAGCAG AAATTGAGATTGACCTGGAACCACAAACAGAGCATGCAGAGGTTACTGCTAGACTTGAGCATGAATCCTCTCACCAGGAAGATTAG
- the LOC106767015 gene encoding probable enoyl-CoA hydratase 2, mitochondrial, with the protein MWAMRVLTKCSSPAKSCKPYLTLNFIAHQHHGQYQTRRNLILDTSPSEFVKLHRLTGPDSGIVQISLDRLEVRNAIGKEMLRGLSHAFELINQKSYANVAIISSSVPGVFCAGADLKERRAMSQSEAKTFVNSIRSTFSFLEVVCVPTIAVIEGVALGGGLELALACDIRICGENALMGLPETGLAIIPAAGGSQRLPRLVGKAIAKDIIFTGRKVDGKEALSLGLVNYCVPAGEAYSKALTVARDINQKGPVAIRMAKKAINEGVETDLTSALVLEEDYYDYVLSTKDRLEGLAAFAEKRKPRYTGE; encoded by the exons ATGTGGGCCATGAGAGTGTTAACCAAGTGCAGCTCACCTGCCAAAAGTTGCAAACCCTATCTTACTCTCAATTTCATCGCACATCAGCACCACGGCCAGTACCAGACCCGTCGAAATCTTATTCTTGACACTTCCCCTTCCGAATTCGTCAAGCTTCACAGACTCACCGGCCCTGATTCTg GAATTGTCCAAATTAGCTTGGATAGGCTTGAAGTAAGAAATGCTATTGGGAAAGAGATGCTGCGAGGCCTGAGTCATGCTTTTGAGTTGATTAATCAGAAATCTTACGCTAATGTTGCTATAATCAGCAGTTCAGTTCCTGGGGTATTTTGTGCTGGGGCCGATTTAAAG GAGCGTAGGGCCATGAGTCAATCAGAGGCTAAGACTTTTGTGAATTCTATTCGCTCCACATTTTCATTTCTAGAg gTTGTTTGTGTTCCAACTATTGCTGTTATTGAAGGAGTAGCTCTTGGTGGTGGACTTGAGTTGGCTCTTGCATGTGATATTCGAATATGTG GAGAAAATGCTCTCATGGGTTTGCCAGAGACAGGACTTGCAATAATCCCTGC GGCAGGTGGATCTCAGCGATTACCTAGATTGGTTGGAAAAGCAATTGCAAAGGATATTATATTTACTGGTCGAAAGGTTGATGGCAAAGAGGCACTGTCCTTAG GTCTTGTTAATTACTGTGTTCCTGCTGGTGAAGCTTATTCAAAGGCACTTACAGTTGCTCGGGATATCAATCAAAAG GGTCCAGTAGCTATAAGGATGGCTAAAAAAGCTATTAATGAGGGGGTTGAGACTGATCTAACATCAGCTTTGGTCTTGGAAGAAGATTACTATGATTATGTCTTGAGTACTAAAGATCGACTAGAAGGATTGGCTGCATTTGCTGAGAAGCGGAAACCAAGGTATACCGGTGAATGA